In one Mycobacterium heckeshornense genomic region, the following are encoded:
- a CDS encoding alpha/beta hydrolase yields the protein MKRIAAVLVSLAGLAFAANGYRPLSKRGYPSLFAFAYGLFASELPLQMLGAHLAAIAVMSRRLPPWLRWLNWAVSGISWLGLLGLHRIARTANVPLTAALDEGLGSERRTDSADLWTKPAGAGTAKNPGVVRMFRIYRDYAHDTDISYGPYGRRNYLDIWRRPDLDRDARAPVLLQVPGGAWMVGSKRQQAYPLMSHLAELGWVCVAINYRLSPRSTWPDHIVDVKRALAWTKAHIAEYGGDPDWIAITGGSAGGHLSALAALTANRPQFQPGFEDADTSVRAAVPFYGVYDFSRTDRSLHPLMPATLGKYVFKISRGEIAEAFYAASPITYVSPDAPPFFVLHGRNDSLIPVEQARSFTERLREVSRQPVVYAELPFAQHAFDIFGSARAAHAAVAVEQFLAEIYCRSTARSPSANSSRTSGSASDVDNSFSIRRIR from the coding sequence TTGAAGCGGATCGCCGCGGTGTTGGTCTCGCTAGCCGGATTGGCCTTTGCCGCCAACGGTTATCGCCCACTGAGCAAGCGCGGCTACCCCTCGCTCTTTGCGTTCGCCTATGGCTTGTTCGCCTCCGAACTTCCGCTGCAGATGCTCGGCGCTCATCTGGCGGCGATCGCGGTGATGTCGCGGCGCCTGCCACCGTGGCTGCGCTGGTTGAACTGGGCAGTGTCGGGCATCTCGTGGCTGGGCCTGCTGGGGTTGCATCGCATCGCCCGCACGGCCAACGTGCCGCTGACGGCGGCACTGGACGAAGGCCTGGGCAGCGAGCGTCGCACCGACTCCGCCGATCTGTGGACGAAGCCGGCGGGCGCAGGTACCGCCAAGAACCCCGGCGTCGTGCGCATGTTCCGGATCTACCGCGACTACGCCCACGACACCGACATCAGCTATGGCCCATATGGTCGCCGGAACTACCTCGACATCTGGCGGCGTCCGGATCTGGACCGGGATGCGCGGGCGCCGGTGCTGTTGCAGGTTCCCGGCGGCGCGTGGATGGTCGGCAGCAAACGCCAACAGGCGTACCCGTTGATGAGTCATCTGGCCGAGCTGGGCTGGGTGTGCGTCGCGATCAACTATCGGCTCAGCCCACGCTCGACCTGGCCGGACCACATTGTCGACGTCAAACGCGCGCTGGCGTGGACCAAGGCGCATATCGCTGAATACGGCGGAGATCCGGACTGGATCGCCATCACCGGCGGTTCGGCGGGTGGGCACCTGTCAGCATTGGCTGCCTTGACCGCGAATCGGCCACAGTTTCAACCCGGTTTCGAAGACGCCGACACCAGCGTGCGGGCTGCAGTGCCGTTTTACGGTGTGTACGACTTCAGCCGAACCGACCGCTCGCTGCACCCGCTCATGCCGGCAACGTTGGGCAAGTACGTGTTCAAGATCAGCCGGGGGGAAATCGCCGAAGCGTTTTACGCCGCTTCCCCGATTACCTACGTTTCGCCTGACGCACCACCGTTTTTTGTGTTGCACGGTCGCAACGATTCGTTGATCCCGGTCGAGCAGGCTCGCAGCTTCACGGAGCGACTGCGCGAGGTCAGCCGCCAGCCGGTCGTGTACGCCGAGTTGCCGTTCGCGCAGCACGCGTTCGACATCTTCGGGTCTGCTCGCGCCGCGCATGCCGCGGTCGCCGTGGAACAGTTTCTCGCAGAGATCTACTGTCGTTCGACCGCTCGCAGTCCCAGCGCGAACAGCAGCCGTACATCGGGATCCGCCAGCGACGTCGACAACAGCTTCTCGATCCGGCGGATCCGGTAG